A single window of Cheilinus undulatus linkage group 12, ASM1832078v1, whole genome shotgun sequence DNA harbors:
- the bnip1b gene encoding vesicle transport protein SEC20, whose product MASSADVHVRICGQEIIKYDLEIKALIQDIRDCPGPHSTLMELNSQVKEKFSKLRLRIQDLEQMAKEQDRESDRLVIQAETESQRRQMMSNQTAWRKANLACKLAIDNMEKDELLHGRENLSTRQRKATKESLVETSSNITESLMSISRMMAEQVKQSEDTIGTLATSSRTVQETNEEFKNMTGTIHLGRKLILKYNRRELTDKLLIFLALALFLATVLYILKKRLFPFI is encoded by the exons ATGGCGTCTTCTGCCGATGTTCACGTCCGAATATGTGGACAAGAAATTATCAAATATGACCTCGAAATTAAGGCTCTGATTCAG GACATCAGGGACTGCCCTGGACCTCACTCAACTCTCATGGAGCTCAACTCTCAGGTCAAAGAGAAGTTTAGCAAACTGAGACTCAGAATCCAG GATCTGGAGCAGATGGCAAAAGAACAGGACAGAGAGTCGGACAGACTGGTCATTCAGGCAGAGACAGAGAGTCAGCGAAGGCAAATGATGAG TAACCAAACAGCATGGAGGAAAGCTAACCTGGCTTGCAAACTAGCGATTGACAACATGGAGAAGGATGAGCTGCTGCATGGACGAGAAAACCTGAGCACCAGACAGAG GAAGGCAACCAAAGAAAGCTTAGTGGAAACTAGTAGCAATATCACAGAGAGTCTGATGTCCATCAGCAGGATGATGGCTGAACAGGTGAAGCAGAGTGAAGACACCATCGGCAcacttg CCACCTCCTCCAGAACAGTTCAAGAAACCAATGAAGAATTCAAAAACATGACAGGAACCATCCACCTGGGGAGGAAACTGATCCTCAAGTACAACAGACGGGAGCTGACAGACAAACTGCTCATCTTCCTGGCTCTGGCTCTTTTCCTTGCCACCGTCCTCTACATCCTCAAGAAGCGTCTCTTTCCCTTTATTTAG